A segment of the bacterium genome:
GTTTGCCAAGCTGTCCGCCTGTCAAGGGATGCTCTTTTTGAATACTTTCTACTGCCTTCTGGACAAGCCTGTGATGATTTTCAAGCCGCTGCAAAGGAGGGGTATCAGGCTCACAGGCAGCGGCGGTAAGGATTTCATGCTGAGACTCTGTTACCACATTGCCGTCTTCATCAAGCCATGTAAGGGCGTCGTTTCCATCAGCAGTGCGGACATATACCATAACGCCTGATAATTTATCGTCTGATAATGGTTTGGTAGAAAACACAACATTGGGCAAATCTGAGATTATCTTTTTGAGTTCAGGATTAACATCGCAGGCATTCTTCCATATCTGGTATGCAAGCGATGCAAGGTCAACATCCTCATCTTCAGGGTCATTAAGAATGTTTGCTCTTTCTGTAAAGAGGTCGCGAATAATATTGTCATATTTTTCATCTTCAAAGAATGCCTCATCAGTTCCGATTACCTCGGCATTTTCCTGCAACCGCTGGCGAACTCTTGAACGCAGACTGATAAGACGCTCAACGCCTTCTGCTGGCAAAAAGGTATAGCAAAGAACCTCCCCTGCCTTCTGACCGATTCTGTCCACACGGCCTGCCCTTTGAATAAGACGGATTATTGCCCACGGTAAGTCATAATTTACAATAATGTGGGCGTCCTGAAGATTTTGCCCTTCGCTCAAAACATCAGTTGTAATAAGTACCCTCAATTCTTCTGATGAGGGTATTTCATTTCTTGCATCATTGCTTACAGGACTGAATTTTTTTACATAGCGTGACGGATCCTCTGTATCTCCTGTAACAGCGGCAATCCTTTTTATGCCAAGGCGTTGAAGCTGCTCATTCAAATATTCCACAGTATCTGAAAACTGTGAGAACACAAGCGCTTTTTCATCAGGATGCATTTGTGTAAGAAGATTAGAAAGTGCCTTAAGTTTATTATCTTTCTCAGGCTGCCACTCGCCTGCAAGCCTTAAAATCTCAAAGAGCCTGTTTGCGTCTTCTTTTAAATGTCTGGCAAGGTCATCTATAAATAAGTTTGTCCTTAACCAATATCGTGTTTCAAGCAATTTATAATTAGATTCAGCAACTTGGGCAAACTCGTCAAGTGAATTTGCTGTTATCTCGTTTAGTCTATTGGCGTCCTCTTGTTCTGTTTCAAATAACGAATCCTCGCTATCTCTCTCATCATTTCTGGCGTCAAATAACGCCGAGTCCTGCGTCCCGATAGGCAAAAGTCCATTTTTAATGGCATAAAGATAAATATAATTGCGCAGTATATGCCGCCGCACAGAGAGGAGAAAGGAGCTTCCGCTGCTTTCAAGTCTTTTAAAAAGATTAGTCCTGCAAAACCCGATGAGCCTTTTCCCTGCCCGTGACAGGTTTCTAATCACTTTATCTTCTTCTTGAGTCGGCGGGCTGTCTGGAGTTGGTTTTAGATAGTTGCCGAGTCCATAGCGAGGCAGATGAAGGTCTCTGATAATATTTACAACCTTGTCTGAGTAAAGACAGGCAAACTGGTCATTAATGTCTTTATCCTTGCAGTCAAAGGAAAGCGTCCTGGGAGACCTCTTTGGAAAGTAAAAACGGGCATTTCCTTCAAGAATCAGAAATCTTTTATCATCTTTAGACTTAATTCGTCCGCATTTAGGGCAATTATTCTGAGTTGGTGTAAGAATAGTGCTGCAAGATGGACATTCAGTATATGCATAATTTCTTTCTACAAAACTGCGAGTTCTGCGAACCATAAATAAACGCATAAGTTCCCGCCAGTCGTTTGAGTATTCGCTCTTCTCAAAGGCAGACAGACTGTTGACAGGGCATTGATGCCGTCTTGTAAATTCATCTACCCTGCTGTTACAATCGCGGCGGAGGTATTCTTCTGGACGGATGCCAACTGTATCATCTGCATTTAGAAATAACCTTAATTGGTTAGCAAGGTCAAGATAAACCTTATTATATGGCGTTGCAGATAAAAGAATGGATTTGCTTGCATTTTTCTCAATATAGTCTCTAATTACCGCCCATCGTCTGCCTTCACGATTACGGAGATTATGACTTTCATCAATGATTACCAGCCTGTAGCGGCGGAGTTCAGGGAGGATATTCTCCACCTGTGTGATTGACACAACCTTTGCAATCAGCCTATAACGATAAACATAGCCTTCCCACATTGGAACAAGATTTTTAGGGCAGAGAATAAGGGTCTCAATCTGATGAGGCGGTTCCTGAAAGACTCTGGCAAG
Coding sequences within it:
- a CDS encoding helicase-related protein, which translates into the protein MPRIFDNIDLEFLPALRQSLELSKYSDFCVGYFNLRGWKTIDTLIETWDGGEGKQCRLLVGMQKPPHEQLRQLYRLLPQDDIISNQVIIRLKNKLADDFRNQLTLGAPTDEDEAGLRRLASQLKAGKVVVKLFLKHPLHAKLYLCFRQDPINPIIGYLGSSNLTLAGLSHQGELNVDVLDHDAAKKLSKWFNDRWNDRLCVDITNELIKVIEESWAREETLAPYCIYIKMAYHLAEEARAGLSEFEIPRDMRPTLLEFQSAAVRIAARHLEKRGGVILGDVVGLGKTLMATTLARVFQEPPHQIETLILCPKNLVPMWEGYVYRYRLIAKVVSITQVENILPELRRYRLVIIDESHNLRNREGRRWAVIRDYIEKNASKSILLSATPYNKVYLDLANQLRLFLNADDTVGIRPEEYLRRDCNSRVDEFTRRHQCPVNSLSAFEKSEYSNDWRELMRLFMVRRTRSFVERNYAYTECPSCSTILTPTQNNCPKCGRIKSKDDKRFLILEGNARFYFPKRSPRTLSFDCKDKDINDQFACLYSDKVVNIIRDLHLPRYGLGNYLKPTPDSPPTQEEDKVIRNLSRAGKRLIGFCRTNLFKRLESSGSSFLLSVRRHILRNYIYLYAIKNGLLPIGTQDSALFDARNDERDSEDSLFETEQEDANRLNEITANSLDEFAQVAESNYKLLETRYWLRTNLFIDDLARHLKEDANRLFEILRLAGEWQPEKDNKLKALSNLLTQMHPDEKALVFSQFSDTVEYLNEQLQRLGIKRIAAVTGDTEDPSRYVKKFSPVSNDARNEIPSSEELRVLITTDVLSEGQNLQDAHIIVNYDLPWAIIRLIQRAGRVDRIGQKAGEVLCYTFLPAEGVERLISLRSRVRQRLQENAEVIGTDEAFFEDEKYDNIIRDLFTERANILNDPEDEDVDLASLAYQIWKNACDVNPELKKIISDLPNVVFSTKPLSDDKLSGVMVYVRTADGNDALTWLDEDGNVVTESQHEILTAAACEPDTPPLQRLENHHRLVQKAVESIQKEHPLTGGQLGKPSSARRRAYEKLKDYAEKIIGTLFDVQLLHSAIGAIYEQSLTEYAKDIINRELRTGISAEKFAELTISLYEDGRLCVPKEETGANEPQIICSLGIRRE